The genomic interval AATCTGCTGATGTCACAAAGAAAATCATCACGACAACTAATGTGACAATACTCATTACGAAGCCAAATGGGAAATGTTCCAGCGTCGCAAAGGTTGCTGTCTCGATCGCTTCACCTGCGTTATTCGCAATACCATTATCTTGTAAATAAATGGCTGATGCACCAAATACTGCGAAGAAAATAAAGCAGACGAATGATGGTACGAATAACACGCCTACAATAAATTCTTTAATCGTCCGTCCTCTTGAAACACGCGCGATGAAAATACCTACAAATGGCGCCCATGAAATCCACCATGCCCAATAAAAGACCGTCCAGTTTTGAATCCATTGCGTCTTTTCAGGGTTATTAATCGTTAAACGTAAACTCATGTCGAAAAAGTGTGCAATGTAATTACCTAAACTATTCGTAAACATGTTCAATATGTAAAGCGTCGGTCCAATGATAAATACAACCACGAGGACTACAAAAGCAAGTATCATGTTAATATTACTTAACATTTTAATCCCTTTGCTTAGTCCAGACCATGTGGACCAAATAAATAATGCCGTCGCAATAATGATAATCAAAATTTGTGTCGTGAAATTGGCCGGAATGTTAAATAAGAAATTTAAGCCCTCACTAATTTGAAGTGCTCCGAAACCTAATGTCGCCGATACACCTGTCACCGTTGCAATAATCGCAAGTATGTCTAACAATTTGCCGAGCAGTCCTTGCATCCGTTTTTCACCGAACAGTGGTGTTAACGTCGCACTCACTAATCCAGGATAACCTTTATGAAAGTTGAAATACGCAAACGCTAATGCAACAATCGCGTAGACCGCCCATGCATGAATACCCCAATGGAAAAAGGCGAATTGTAAACTGTCATCAATAGCCGCTTGCGTTCCCGCTTGATGAATTGGTGTTGCAGTGTAGGCATGTGAAATCGGTTCAGCTGTCGTCCAAAAGACCAGACCTATCCCCATCCCTGCACTAAACAACATCGCAAACCATGATTTTAATGAAAACTCAGGCTCTTCCCCTTCTTCACCTAATGTAATCTGACTGTATCTTGAGAAGAGTAAATAAATGCATACCAAGAAAATGGCCAATAACAATAATAAATAATACCAGCTAAAATTTTGGCCAATCCAAGTGGTGATAGATTGCGTCGTTTGTTCCATCTGTTTCGGAAAAATCGCGCCAACTAGGACGAATAAACTACATAACAGTAATGAAATCCAAAAGACGACACTCACATGTTTCTTTTTCTCTGTTTGTTTCATGACTTTAACTTCCCCTTAATCGTTAGTTAAGAGTCATATTCCCTCTTTTGTTCAATTTATTCAACAATTTCAATGACAAGTTTGCCAATATGTGATTGGGCTTCCATCATTTCATGCGCTTTAAATACATTCTCAGGCGTTAAACCTGACAAAACTGAATTTAATGTCGTTTGATATTGACCTGAATCGACTTTTGTAGTCACATCTTCTAAATATTTGCGGTACATCCATTCATCTACACCATGAATCGCACGCGCAAACATAAACTCATGCGTAAACGTAATGCTTTTCTGTTTCAAAGCATTCAAATCTTGATCCTGATTAAACGCTACAATCGTCGCAATATGACCTCTTGGCTGAACTAAATCGATCATCACATCATAATAGTAGTCTGTATCATATGTACAGAAAATGTAATTGGGACACGACAAGTTTTGGTCATCAAACTGTTTAGCCAAGTCTTCTTGATGATTCAATACAATATCAGCACCCATTTTTTCAGACCAAGCTCTCGTTTCAGGACGAGATGCTGTAGTGATGACAGTCAGACCATACGCTTTCGCAATTTGTGTGACGATACTTCCAACACCACCCGCACCGTTAATGATGAATAACGTTTTTCCTTGATTCTCTTGAGGTTTTGGAGAAATATTGAATACATCGAACAATGTTTCGTAAGCCGTAATCGCTGTTAAAGGTAACGCCGCCGCCTCAGCAAATGACAATGTTTCTGGCATAAGCGCCAAATAATTTTCATTCACGAGCTGATATGTCTGATTGGAGCCATCTCGTTGATTCGATCCTGAATAATATACACGGTCACCCGGTTTGAAATCCGTAACCGCATCACCGACCACTTCAACCACACCTGCCGCATCAAAACCCAGTACACGCGCATCAGCATTTAACAGTGCCTGACGCATTTTCGTATCAACCGGATTCACCCCAGTCGCATGCACTTTGACTAAAATATCATGCGCCTCTGGTGTTGGGAGCTCACGCGATACTTTTTCAAACTTTTGACCTTCTGCTAATTGGAACGGTTGTCGTGCAATAATTGCTTCCATAGATTTCCCCTACTTTCTTTGTGTTTTTATGAACATTTGTGGTTATTATAACATGGAGGAGAAACAGGAGGCGTTGGGTGGCATTTTGTATGAGTAAGAAAAAATCCTCACATCCCTTCAGTTTGAGTTGAAGGCATAGTGAGGGGTGTAGGTGTGGCTCGCATAGGTTTGTATTGATTTGATTAAAAAATTCAGCATGGTATACCATCATTTTAAATCAATATAAGTGTTAAACAGATAACTAGGTTGAAATTGCGCTTTATCGTTTTACTTCTTTACTAAATAAACATAGTGCTAAAACAGAAAATCTATTTATAGCGAGAAGCCCCCTGTTTTACTTCTTTCTAAATAAACATAGTGCTAAAACACATTCTAATACCTAAAATCGCATAAATAGTTTTACTTCTTTCTAAATAAACATAGTGCTAAAACACGGTTGAAGATATTAAAGATGAGCTAGCCAGTTTTACTTCTTTCTAAATAAACATAGTGCTAAAACAATGCTCCAAAAGCAGAAAGCACAGATTCGGTTTTACTTCTTTCTAAATAAACATAGTGCTAAAACTCTTATCAATACTTCGATAGCGTTCGTTCAGTTTTACTTCTTTCTAAATAAACATAGTGCTAAAACAATGCTCCAAAAGCAGAAAGCACAGATTCGGTTTTACTTCTTTCTAAATAAACATAGTGCTAAAACCAACGTAACCACGACACAGATGCCGGCTTGTTTTACTTCTTTCTAAATAAACATAGTGCTAAAACATAGCCTCTGCAACTTCTTTATGCTTTATGTTTTAC from Staphylococcus sp. MI 10-1553 carries:
- a CDS encoding BCCT family transporter, producing the protein MKQTEKKKHVSVVFWISLLLCSLFVLVGAIFPKQMEQTTQSITTWIGQNFSWYYLLLLLAIFLVCIYLLFSRYSQITLGEEGEEPEFSLKSWFAMLFSAGMGIGLVFWTTAEPISHAYTATPIHQAGTQAAIDDSLQFAFFHWGIHAWAVYAIVALAFAYFNFHKGYPGLVSATLTPLFGEKRMQGLLGKLLDILAIIATVTGVSATLGFGALQISEGLNFLFNIPANFTTQILIIIIATALFIWSTWSGLSKGIKMLSNINMILAFVVLVVVFIIGPTLYILNMFTNSLGNYIAHFFDMSLRLTINNPEKTQWIQNWTVFYWAWWISWAPFVGIFIARVSRGRTIKEFIVGVLFVPSFVCFIFFAVFGASAIYLQDNGIANNAGEAIETATFATLEHFPFGFVMSIVTLVVVMIFFVTSADSATYVLGMLSTNGDNYPGSWVKVSWGIMLALFALIMLLTGGTQAIQNLLIIAALPFSFVIIFMVWSLFKALAAERPRLSKRK
- a CDS encoding zinc-binding alcohol dehydrogenase family protein — its product is MEAIIARQPFQLAEGQKFEKVSRELPTPEAHDILVKVHATGVNPVDTKMRQALLNADARVLGFDAAGVVEVVGDAVTDFKPGDRVYYSGSNQRDGSNQTYQLVNENYLALMPETLSFAEAAALPLTAITAYETLFDVFNISPKPQENQGKTLFIINGAGGVGSIVTQIAKAYGLTVITTASRPETRAWSEKMGADIVLNHQEDLAKQFDDQNLSCPNYIFCTYDTDYYYDVMIDLVQPRGHIATIVAFNQDQDLNALKQKSITFTHEFMFARAIHGVDEWMYRKYLEDVTTKVDSGQYQTTLNSVLSGLTPENVFKAHEMMEAQSHIGKLVIEIVE